In Streptomyces nojiriensis, the sequence GGCGATCCGCTCCACCTCGCCCAGTTCGATGCGGTGGCCGCGGATCTTCACCTGGTCGTCGCGGCGGCCGCGGTACTCCAGTTCGCCGCCGGGCCGCCGGATCACCAGGTCGCCGGTGCGGTACATGCGGGTGCCGCCGCCCTGGAAGGGATCGGGCAGGAAGCGGCTCGCGGTGAGTCCGGGACGGCCCCGGTAGCCGCGCGCGACGGCGGGGCCGCCGAGGTAGAGCTCGCCCTCGGTGCCGGCGGGCACCGGGCGGAGCTCCTCGTCCAGGACGTACGCGCGGTAGCCGGGCAGCGGTCGTCCGATGGTGGTCACGTCGTCCCCTCGTCGGCTGTCGGCCCAGGTCGCGGCGATGGTCACCTCCGTCGGTCCGTACACGTTGAGCAGCCGCCGGCCGCGGGCGAACCGCTCGGCCAGGGCGGCCGGGCACGCCTCCCCGGCGACGACGACCACCTCGGCGGTGTCGATCCCGGCGCCGTGGGCGGCGAGCAGCGACGGGGTGAGGGAGACGGTGCGCAGGCCGGCGGGCAGGGGCTCGCGGCCCTCGGCGGCGGCCTGGCGCAGCCCGTCCAGGGAGAGGTCGGTGAGGGCGACCCCCTGGCCGTGCGTCAGGTAGAGCAGGGTGCACCAGAGCCAGCCGTCGAAGGCGGGCGAGACGGCGTTGAGGCCGAGCCCGCCGGGGGGCAGGCCGAGGCTCCCGAGGGCCTCCACGAAGGTGTCCAGGCCCCGGTAGGTGACCTCGACCCCCTTGGGGCGGCCGGTGGTTCCGGAGGTGTAGATGAGGTACGAGCAGCTGTCGGGGGCGGGTACGGACACCGCGAGCGCGCCGGGGGCGCTGCGGCGGATGTCCGCGGGGGCCAGCAGGGCGGTCCCGCCGGCCTCCAGCCCCGTGGGGACCTCGGGGGCGACCAGGACGGCGGCTCCGGCGTCGCGCAGGACGCGGCCGAGGCGCTCGACGGGATGCGCGGGGTCCAGGGGGACGGCCGTCCCGCCGAGGCTCCAGACGGCGAGCAGGGCGGGCACGCTCTCCCGGGACCGGCCGAGCAGCAGGCCGACGGAGGTCTCCGGGCGGACGCCGGCCCCGGCGAGGGCGGTGGCGTACCGGGCGGTGCGGGCGGTGAGCGCCGCGTAGGTGAGGGTGCCGTCGAAGGCCTTGACAGCGGTCTCGTTCGGCTGTTCGCGGGTCCACCGCTCCAGGCGGGCGAAGAGCGGCGGGAGTGCGCCGTCGGCCGGTCCGGCGGGGCCCGGTTCGGCCCGTGCCGCGCGGGGCGGTGTGTCGTCGGCCGGTACGCCGGGGGCGGTGGCCCCGGCGGACTCGGCGTGCCGGTCGGTCATCCGTCGTTCCTCTCGGTGTCCGCCGGGCGGGCGGCCGCGGTGGCCCGCAGGCGCGGGCCTACCACCTGGCCTCCCGTGCCCTGCGGTAGCTGCATCGACTTGGTCTCCAGGAAGGCCTCCAGTCCGGCGGCGCCGCATTCGCGCCCGATCCCGGACTGCTTGAACCCGCCGAACGGGGCGGCCGGGTTGAACTGGCCGCCGTTCACGTCGACCAGGCCGGAGCGGAAGCGCCGGGCCACCCGTTCGGCGCGGGCGCCGTCGCCGGACCAGACCGCGCCGTGCAGCCCGTAGCGGGTCCCGTTGACGACCCGGACCGCCTGGTCCTCGTCGTCGTAGGGGATGACCGAGAGCACCGGCCCGAAGATCTCCTCCTGGCCGATCGTGCTCAGCGGGTCCACGTCGGCGAAGATCGTCGGCTGGACGTAGTAGCCGGTGTCCAGGCCGGCGGGCCGGTCGGGGCCGCCGCGGACCAGCCGGCCGGCGCCCTCGTCGACGCCACGGCGGATGTGGTCGGTGACGCGGGCGTGCGCGGCGGCGGAGACCAGGGGGCCGAGGTCGGTCGCCGGGTCGCGCGGGTCTCCGGTCACGTACCCGGCCATGGCCTCGCCGGCGAGCTGTACGGCCTCGTCCTGGCGGTCCCTCGGAACCAGCAGTCGGCTCCACTGCAGGCAGGTCTGGCCGGTGTTGAAGAGCATCTGGTCGACGGTGGCGGCCACGGACGCGGCCAGGTCGGCGTCGTCGAGGACGAGGCTCGCGTTCTTCCCGCCGAGTTCGAGGTGGACGCGCTTGACGGTGTCGGCGCCGAGCCCGGAGACCTCGCGGCCGGCCCGGGTGGAGCCGGTCAGGGAGACCACGTCGATCAGCGGGTGCGTGACGAGGGCGGTGCCGACGGCGGCACCGGTGCCGACGACCATGTTGAAGACGCCGGGCGGCAGGTCGGCCTCGGCGATCGCCTCGGCGAGCAGCCGGGCGTGCAGCGGGGTGATCTCGCTCGGCTTGTGCACCACCGTGCAGCCGGCCGCGAGCGCGGGGAGGATCTTCTGCACGGTGAGCAGCAGCGGGGTGTTCCACGGGGTGATGCAGGCGGCCACTCCGGCGGCCTCGCGCACGACGAGCGAATGGCCGACGCGCTCCTCGAAGGTGTAGGAGGCGGCGGTCTCGACGCAGTGCGCCGCCATGCCGAGGGAGAGCCCGACATGGGTCTGGCGGGCCATCCGGGCGGGCGCCCCGACCTCGGCGGTGATGGTCTCGGCGAAGCGGTCGGCCCGGACCTCCATGGCTTCGACGACCCGGCGCAGCAGCGCCGTGCGTTCGCGCACCGGGGTGGCGGCCCAGCGCGGGAAGGCGGCCGCGGCGGCGCGCGCGGCGAGGTCGGCGTCCCGGGCGGTGCCCGCGGGCACGGTGGCCAGGGCGCGCTCGGTGGCGGGGTCGGTGACGACCAGGCGGCCGTCGGCGTCGGAGGCGGTCCAGGCGCCGCCGATCCACTGGTCGGTGTAACGGGGCGGCAGGAGGGCCGTGTCGGGCTCGGCCCCGGCGGGTCTGGAGTCCTGTGGCTCGGTCGGCACGGTCAGCACGGTCACGGTGGGGTCCTCACTCGGTCACGGGATCACGGGCTCGCTGAACAGCTGGGTCGGTGTCACGCGGTCGCCTGGTCGGCCGCGCGGGCCAGGGCGGCCGCGGCCCGGTTGTCGGGCCTGGCCCGCCGCACGGGGCGGGCCGCGGCGGTCGTACGGGCGTCAGGGCTCCAGGCGGGGGTCCCGGCCCGGCGGGCCGCCGGCCGCAGCGCGCGGACCGTGGCGGGCGGGGCGCCGGTCACGGCGGACACGGCGGCGGAGGGGGCGAAGGCCCGCGCGGCGGCCGGGATCAGGGTGCCCAGCAGCCGCTGGGTCTCGTGGCCGGGCGCCACGGCCAGCTCGTCGCGCATCCGGCGGGCGCACAGCTCGTACCAGCGCCGGACGCAGGCGAGTTCACCGCGCCGGCCGTGGGCGGCCATCAGCGCGCGGTAGGTCTCCTCGTGGTGGCGGTCGATCTCCAGCGTGCGCTTGCAGATCTCGATCAGCTCCACGAAGTCCTCGCGGGCCTCGGCGTCGGCGCGCAGCACCCCCAGGGCCCGCAGCGCGAGCGCCCTGAGGTACTCGCGCTGCTCGACGACCCAGTCGGCGCTCTCGCCGCGCAGGAACTCGCCGCCGTAGAGGCCGATCGCCGCCCGCAGCCGGGTGCGGGCGAGCGGGGTGTCGCCGGCCGCGGCGGCGCGCAGGCCGGTGTGCACCAGTTCCTGGAAGCGGTCGAGGTCGGACCACAGACCGGTGATGTGCAGGACGTAGCCGAAGTCCCGGTAGACCAGCCGGATCCCGGAGTCGCCGGGGCGGTCGGGGTGGGCGTCGAGCACTCGGCGCAGTGCGTGGGCGGCGACCTTGAGGGAGCTGCCCGCGGCGGCGTCGGCGCCGGGCCACAGGGATGCGTAGAGCCGGTCGCGGGTGAGCATCTGGCCGCGGTGGACCACGAGGTACTGGAACAGGCCACGGGCCTTGCCGGCCCGCCAGCGCTGGACGGGGGCGCCGTTGACGGTCAGCTCGAAGTCGCCCAGGAAACGGACCCGTACCGCCGGTCCCGCCGTCCCGTCCGCTGCGGTGGTCATCGCGTCCTCCCGGTGGTTTTCAGCCTGCCGCTCTGCCTGCGAGGAGTGTGTCCGGGGGGTCTACAACGGCCCTACAACGGCCGGATCCGAACGGTGTAGGGCGGTGATAGGGCGTTTTTCGACACTGATGAGCACGACCACCCGAACCGCCGAATCCGAAATGAGGGCTGTTTCATGACCAGCAGCGACACCCGGCTTCAGAAGGTCGTCATCCTGGGCGGCGGCACGGCCGGCTGGATGACCGCCGCATACCTCGGAAAGGCGCTGCAGGGAACGGTCGACATCACCGTGCTCGAAGCGCCGACGATCCCGCGCATCGGTGTCGGCGAGGCCACCGTGCCCAACCTCCAGCGTTCCTTCTTCGACTACCTGGGCATCGCCGAGGACGAGTGGATGCGGGAGTGCAACGCGAGCTTCAAGATGGCCGTGCGCTTCGTCAACTGGCGGACCGACGGGCAGGGCGAGTCGACGGCCCGCGAGCTGCCGGGCGGCGGTCCGGACCACTTCTACCACCCGTTCGGGCTGCTCCCCGACTACGACCAGACCCCGCTGTCGCACTACTGGTTCAAGCGCAAGTACGAGGGCCGCACCGCCGAGCCGTTCGACTACGCCTGCTTCCGCGAGCCCCCGGTGATGGACGCGATGAAGGCCCCGCGCTGGCTCGACGGCCGGCCGGCCACCCGGTACGCCTGGCACTTCGACGCCCAGCTGGTGGCCGACTTCCTGCGCCGGTTCAGCACGGAGAAGCAGGGCGTGAACCACGTACAGGACGAGATGGTGCGGGTCGAGCAGGACGAGCGCGGCTACGTGACCACGCTGCACACCAAGGGCGGACTGGCCCTGGACGCGGACCTGTTCGTGGACTGCTCGGGCTTCCGCGGCCTGCTGATCAACCAGGCGATGGAAGAGCCCTTCATCGACATGAGCGACCACCTGCTGTGCGACAGCGCGGTGGCGACGGCCGTCCCGCACGACGACGAGACGAACGGTGTGGAGCCGTACACCTCGGCCATCGCCATGTCGTCCGGCTGGGCCTGGAAGATCCCCATGCTGGGACGCTTCGGCACCGGCTACGTGTACTCCAGCAAGTTCACCGACCAGGACACCGCCACCCGCGAGTTCGCGGACATGTGGGGCCTGGACGTGGAGGAGACGAAGTTCAACCACATCCGCTTCCGCGTCGGCCGCAACCGCCGCGCGTGGGTGAAGAACGTCGTCAGCATCGGCCTGTCCTCCTGCTTCCTGGAGCCGCTGGAGTCGACCGGCATCTACTTCATCACCGCCGCGATCTACCAGCTGGCCAAGCACTTCCCGGACAAGACGTTCAACGACGGCCTGATCGACAGCTTCAACCACGAGATCGAGGTGATGTTCGACGACACCCGCGACTTCATCCAGGCGCACTTCTTCTACGCGCCGCGCAACGACACGCCGTTCTGGCAGGCCAACAAGAAGCTGACCCTCCCCGACAACATCCAGCAGAAGATCTCCGCCTACAAGGCCGGCCTGCCCATCAACTCGCCGATCACCGACGAGTCGACGTACTACGGAAACTTCGAGGCCGAGTTCCGCAACTTCTGGACCAACGGCAGCTACTACTGCATCTTCGCGGGCCTCGGCCTGGAGCCGGACGCCCCGCTGCCCTCCCTGGCGCACCGCCCGGACTCGGTGGCCGGTGCCGAACCCCTCTTCGACACGGTCAAGCGCCAGCAGCAGAACCTGCTGGAGACGCTGCCCAGCGCCTACGACTACCTGCGCCGGCTGCACGGCGCGTAAGGCCCACCGCTCCCACGGCCCGGCAGTACGGCTCTCCCGCCGGCTGCCGGGCCGCAGTTGCTTCAGCCACCTCAGGAGTCAGACATGCCCCACCGCTCCGTGCCCCATCCCACCGCACCGGACGAGTCGGCCGGGAGCCGGCCGGCGGACCTCCGTCCCTTCATGGCCGCCTTCCCCACCGGGGTCTCCGTCGTCACCACCCTGGACTCCGATTCCGTGCCGCACGGCCTGACCTGCACCTCCCTCGCGAGCGTCGCCCTCGAACCGGCGACGCTCGTGGTGTGCATACGGGCGGCGAGCCCGACCCTCGCGGTCCTGCTCGCCGAGGGCCACTTCGCCCTCAACCTGCTGCACGAGCGGGCCCGCGGCACCTCGGACCTGTTCGCCTCCGGCGCGCCCGACCGCTTCGACCGCGTCGAGTGGCGGCTGCCACTGGGCGCGGGCGGACCCCACCTGACGGCAGACGCGCACGCGGTCGCGGACTGCGCCGTGGTCAGAACCGTCGGCTTCGGGGACCACACGGCCGTCTTCGCCGAGGTCCGGCGCGTGACCGTACGGGAGGACCGGGACCCCCTGCTCTACGGGCTGCGCCGGTACGCCCCGTGGTCCGCGGCGGCCGCGGCCCCGCAACCGGCCGCACCGGCCGCCCCGCACCGCGACCTGCCCGCCGCCCTGCGACCCGCCGCGCCCGAAGGAGGCACCCGTGTCGTCCGCTGACCCCCTGCCCGCCCTCCTGGTCGCCGTGCCCGTGGTGATCCTCGCCTGCCAGGCGGGGGCTGCCGTCTGCCGCCGGTTCGGCCAGCCCCCGGTGGTGGGCGAGATCGCCACCGGCATCCTGCTGGGCCCCTCGCTGCTGGGCTGGCTCTGGCCGCAGGCGCAGCACGCGCTCTTCCCGCCGACCGTGCTGCCGTACACCTCGGTGCTCGGTCAGCTCGGGCTGCTCGCCTTCATGTTCCTGGTCGGCCTGGAGCTGGACCTGAAGAGCCTGCGCGGTCACACCCGCGTCGCGGTGGCGGTGAGCCAGGCGGGCATGCTGCTGCCGCTGGCCCTGGGCGCACTGCTCGCCCTCGCGATGTACGGCGGGTTCGCCCCCGACGGGGTCGGCCGGATGCCGTTCACCCTGTTCATGGCCGTGGCGATGAGCATCACCGCGTTCCCGGTCCTCGCCCGGATCCTCATCGACCGGGGCCTGTACGGGACTCCGCTCGGGGCGCTCGCCATGGCCTGCGCGGCCGTGGACGACGTCGTCGCGTGGTGCCTGCTGGCCCTGGTGGTGGCCCTCTCCACGGCCGGGTCCCCGATGGAGGCGGCCACCACGGCCGGCCTCGCCGTGGCGTTCACGCTGGTGATGCTGTACGCGGTGAGACCGCTGCTGGCCCGCTGGTCGGCCCGCGCCGACCGGTCCGGCGACGCGGCGGTGCTGGTGGCGCTCTTCAGCGGGCTGAGCCTGTCCGCGCTGGCCACGGACCTGATCGGCGTGCACGCGCTGTTCGGGGCGTTCCTGTTCGGGGTGGTCACCCCGCGCACCGGGCAGCGCATCGAGGCCTCGGCGGCCCGGCTGCGCGCGTTCACGGTTCCCGTGCTGCTGCCGCTGTTCTTCGTGCACACGGGGCTGCGTACGGACGTCGGGGGCCTGACGGGCGCGCCCGAGCTGTGGCTGTGGACGGCCGCGATCCTTTTCGTCGCCTTCCTCGGCAAGTGGGGCGGCGCGGCGGGTGCGGCGCGCGCGTGCGGAAGACCGTGGCGGGAGGCCCTGTCGATCGGCGCCCTGATGAACTGCCGGGGGCTGACCGAGCTGGTGGTGCTCAACGTCGGTCTGGAACTCGGCGTCATCGGGCCGCAGCTGTTCACCATGCTGGTGCTGATGGCCCTGGTGACGACGGCGATCACCAGCCCGGCCCTGACCCGGCTGCGCGCCGGGAAGGGGGTGAGCCGCAGGGCCCCGGTGCAGGCCGAGCCAGAGAACGCCCTCTCCGGACCCTGACGGGCGGACCGGTCCCGGAGGGTGCCCGCCCACAGCCGCACCGCGGCTGTTCAGGCGCCCTCCGGCCCGGTCGGTACGCACAGCACCGGGATCGGCGACAGGTGCAGGAGCTTGTGCGGGGTGGAGCCGAGCAGCGCTCCGCGCATCGGGCTGTCGCCCCAGCTCCCGACGATGATGACGCGGGCCCGGTGGCGCTCGGCGGCCTCCAGCAGGGCCTGCGCGGGTTTCTCGTCGGCCACCTCGACCGTGGAGGGGACCCCGGCCGCGTCGGCCGCCTCGACGGCGTGCGCCAGCGCGTTGCGGCCCGCCTGGCGGACGGCTTCGCGGTGGGCACGGGACTCCTCGCCGGTGGGGCCCGGGGCGGCCGCGCCGTAGACGAGGACGAGGGGCTCACCGAAGGCGGTGGCCACCTCCAGCGCCACCTGCAGGGCCCGTTCCGCGCCGGGAGATTCGTCGTATCCGAGGACCACGGACATCGGGGGCTCCCTAGGGGGGTCTTGTCGCTAGTTCTTCCCGGCGTGGACGAGTTCCGGGTCGACGACGCCGGGGCGCTCCTGCCAGAACCTGCCGTCCCGTACCCGCCAGAAGCACATGACGGCCACGCCGACGAGCGCGATGCCGATCCCGATGATCAGCGGTGGGCCGAGCCCGAACCAGGAGACTCCGCTGGCGGAGTTCTCCGGGTTGGACATGTCGCCGATCGACTCCACCAGCAGCCAGGCCAGCAGGCCGGCGCCGACCACCGGGCCGAGGCCGATCAGGAAGAAGTTGTGCGGGTTCTCGAACAGGTGGCGGCGGTAGTAGATGGCGCAGGCCAGGCCGGTGAGCGCGTAGTAGAAGGCGATGAGCAGGGAGAGCGCGGTGAGCGAGTCCAGGAGGGCGTTCTCGCTGATCTGGTTGACGATCAGGTACCAGCCGATGGCGATGCCGGCCACCCACCACGTGCTCACGTCCGGGGTGCGGAACCTCGGGTGGATGTGTGAGAGCCCGTGCGGCAGCGCGTGCCGGCGGGCCATGGACAGGGCGGTGCGGGAGGCGGGGATGATCGTGGTCTGGGTGGAGGCGAGCGCCGAGGTGCAGACGGCGAGGAGCACCACCCAGTCCCAGCCGCCCATGACCTCGTGGGCGAGGACCGCGAAGATGGCCTCCTCCTCGCCCGCGTTCTCGGCGAGGTAGACGGTGCCCGCGTAGGCGACGACCGCGAAGCCCACGGACAGGTAGGTGACCAGGAGGATCACGGTCGACCAGAGGCCCGCCTTGCCGGGCGCGGTGGCGGAGTTCTCCACTTCCTCGGTGAGGTTGACCGCGGACTCCCAGCCCCAGTACATGAACACGCCGAGCAGCAGCCCGCCGGTGAGCGCGGCGCCGCCGGCACCGAAGGGGTTGAGCCAGGTGAGGGAGGGTTCGATCGATTCCAGGGTGCTGGTGTCGGCGTAGACCCGGTAGATGGCGACCACGGCGAAGGCCAGCAGGAAGAAGACCTGGGCGAGGATGAGGATGTCCTGGAGGTGGGCCGAGAGCTCGGTGCCGATGACGCAGATGCCGGTCATGGCGAGGATCACCGCGACGGTGAGGCCCTGCCGGATCCAGGCGTTGGCGGCCCAGCTGTCGAGTCCGAAGGCGAGCAGGCCGAAGTTCACGGCGACGTCCGCGAGTGAGCCGATGACGAGGACGCCGGTCATGGCGATGGCCCAGCCACCGAGCCAGCCGGCCCA encodes:
- a CDS encoding non-ribosomal peptide synthetase; this encodes MTDRHAESAGATAPGVPADDTPPRAARAEPGPAGPADGALPPLFARLERWTREQPNETAVKAFDGTLTYAALTARTARYATALAGAGVRPETSVGLLLGRSRESVPALLAVWSLGGTAVPLDPAHPVERLGRVLRDAGAAVLVAPEVPTGLEAGGTALLAPADIRRSAPGALAVSVPAPDSCSYLIYTSGTTGRPKGVEVTYRGLDTFVEALGSLGLPPGGLGLNAVSPAFDGWLWCTLLYLTHGQGVALTDLSLDGLRQAAAEGREPLPAGLRTVSLTPSLLAAHGAGIDTAEVVVVAGEACPAALAERFARGRRLLNVYGPTEVTIAATWADSRRGDDVTTIGRPLPGYRAYVLDEELRPVPAGTEGELYLGGPAVARGYRGRPGLTASRFLPDPFQGGGTRMYRTGDLVIRRPGGELEYRGRRDDQVKIRGHRIELGEVERIAAELPEVVAAACCPLASGQALGLAVVAAPGTDPAGLADLVVERCRKQLPAAAVPSTVRVLDRIPTLSTGKADREALAKVLAAPEATPGAPVAAPGAGPTTSERIVMAVWADVLATEVPGPDADFFELGGHSLAAARAVSELRRVTGLRVGLGALLAEPTARHFAAELDRLSAEREASAADPADDTAEGA
- a CDS encoding aldehyde dehydrogenase family protein; amino-acid sequence: MPPRYTDQWIGGAWTASDADGRLVVTDPATERALATVPAGTARDADLAARAAAAAFPRWAATPVRERTALLRRVVEAMEVRADRFAETITAEVGAPARMARQTHVGLSLGMAAHCVETAASYTFEERVGHSLVVREAAGVAACITPWNTPLLLTVQKILPALAAGCTVVHKPSEITPLHARLLAEAIAEADLPPGVFNMVVGTGAAVGTALVTHPLIDVVSLTGSTRAGREVSGLGADTVKRVHLELGGKNASLVLDDADLAASVAATVDQMLFNTGQTCLQWSRLLVPRDRQDEAVQLAGEAMAGYVTGDPRDPATDLGPLVSAAAHARVTDHIRRGVDEGAGRLVRGGPDRPAGLDTGYYVQPTIFADVDPLSTIGQEEIFGPVLSVIPYDDEDQAVRVVNGTRYGLHGAVWSGDGARAERVARRFRSGLVDVNGGQFNPAAPFGGFKQSGIGRECGAAGLEAFLETKSMQLPQGTGGQVVGPRLRATAAARPADTERNDG
- a CDS encoding AfsR/SARP family transcriptional regulator is translated as MTTAADGTAGPAVRVRFLGDFELTVNGAPVQRWRAGKARGLFQYLVVHRGQMLTRDRLYASLWPGADAAAGSSLKVAAHALRRVLDAHPDRPGDSGIRLVYRDFGYVLHITGLWSDLDRFQELVHTGLRAAAAGDTPLARTRLRAAIGLYGGEFLRGESADWVVEQREYLRALALRALGVLRADAEAREDFVELIEICKRTLEIDRHHEETYRALMAAHGRRGELACVRRWYELCARRMRDELAVAPGHETQRLLGTLIPAAARAFAPSAAVSAVTGAPPATVRALRPAARRAGTPAWSPDARTTAAARPVRRARPDNRAAAALARAADQATA
- a CDS encoding tryptophan halogenase family protein, which encodes MTSSDTRLQKVVILGGGTAGWMTAAYLGKALQGTVDITVLEAPTIPRIGVGEATVPNLQRSFFDYLGIAEDEWMRECNASFKMAVRFVNWRTDGQGESTARELPGGGPDHFYHPFGLLPDYDQTPLSHYWFKRKYEGRTAEPFDYACFREPPVMDAMKAPRWLDGRPATRYAWHFDAQLVADFLRRFSTEKQGVNHVQDEMVRVEQDERGYVTTLHTKGGLALDADLFVDCSGFRGLLINQAMEEPFIDMSDHLLCDSAVATAVPHDDETNGVEPYTSAIAMSSGWAWKIPMLGRFGTGYVYSSKFTDQDTATREFADMWGLDVEETKFNHIRFRVGRNRRAWVKNVVSIGLSSCFLEPLESTGIYFITAAIYQLAKHFPDKTFNDGLIDSFNHEIEVMFDDTRDFIQAHFFYAPRNDTPFWQANKKLTLPDNIQQKISAYKAGLPINSPITDESTYYGNFEAEFRNFWTNGSYYCIFAGLGLEPDAPLPSLAHRPDSVAGAEPLFDTVKRQQQNLLETLPSAYDYLRRLHGA
- a CDS encoding flavin reductase family protein, giving the protein MPHRSVPHPTAPDESAGSRPADLRPFMAAFPTGVSVVTTLDSDSVPHGLTCTSLASVALEPATLVVCIRAASPTLAVLLAEGHFALNLLHERARGTSDLFASGAPDRFDRVEWRLPLGAGGPHLTADAHAVADCAVVRTVGFGDHTAVFAEVRRVTVREDRDPLLYGLRRYAPWSAAAAAPQPAAPAAPHRDLPAALRPAAPEGGTRVVR
- a CDS encoding cation:proton antiporter, coding for MSSADPLPALLVAVPVVILACQAGAAVCRRFGQPPVVGEIATGILLGPSLLGWLWPQAQHALFPPTVLPYTSVLGQLGLLAFMFLVGLELDLKSLRGHTRVAVAVSQAGMLLPLALGALLALAMYGGFAPDGVGRMPFTLFMAVAMSITAFPVLARILIDRGLYGTPLGALAMACAAVDDVVAWCLLALVVALSTAGSPMEAATTAGLAVAFTLVMLYAVRPLLARWSARADRSGDAAVLVALFSGLSLSALATDLIGVHALFGAFLFGVVTPRTGQRIEASAARLRAFTVPVLLPLFFVHTGLRTDVGGLTGAPELWLWTAAILFVAFLGKWGGAAGAARACGRPWREALSIGALMNCRGLTELVVLNVGLELGVIGPQLFTMLVLMALVTTAITSPALTRLRAGKGVSRRAPVQAEPENALSGP
- a CDS encoding universal stress protein, producing the protein MSVVLGYDESPGAERALQVALEVATAFGEPLVLVYGAAAPGPTGEESRAHREAVRQAGRNALAHAVEAADAAGVPSTVEVADEKPAQALLEAAERHRARVIIVGSWGDSPMRGALLGSTPHKLLHLSPIPVLCVPTGPEGA
- a CDS encoding APC family permease; its protein translation is MGHDSYMDDGDAGAGPEGKDARLKANAIGFLDALVIGLNSTSPAYSLAAVLGPIVALVGIYAPGVMLASFVPMLLIAAAFYYLNKVDQDCGTTFSWVTRAMGPWAGWLGGWAIAMTGVLVIGSLADVAVNFGLLAFGLDSWAANAWIRQGLTVAVILAMTGICVIGTELSAHLQDILILAQVFFLLAFAVVAIYRVYADTSTLESIEPSLTWLNPFGAGGAALTGGLLLGVFMYWGWESAVNLTEEVENSATAPGKAGLWSTVILLVTYLSVGFAVVAYAGTVYLAENAGEEEAIFAVLAHEVMGGWDWVVLLAVCTSALASTQTTIIPASRTALSMARRHALPHGLSHIHPRFRTPDVSTWWVAGIAIGWYLIVNQISENALLDSLTALSLLIAFYYALTGLACAIYYRRHLFENPHNFFLIGLGPVVGAGLLAWLLVESIGDMSNPENSASGVSWFGLGPPLIIGIGIALVGVAVMCFWRVRDGRFWQERPGVVDPELVHAGKN